One genomic segment of Oleidesulfovibrio alaskensis DSM 16109 includes these proteins:
- a CDS encoding phenylacetate--CoA ligase family protein — MTRKDRTEGIYSRREVLDESERKQYYLIQLKDLLSYAYRYSEDVKKRFDRAQFNVEKFKTLTDLKHIPILKKKELIFLQSMGPRLGGLLTKDLGELKRVFLSPGPIFDPEDRQDDYWGYTEAFYSAGFRSGDVSQITFNYHLAPAGLMFEEPLRNLGCATIPAGPGNAATQLEIMQKLRVTGYVGTPSYLMHLAQKAEEKGLNLRKDLFLEVAFVTGEKFSEKMRNQLEKKFDLVMRQGYGTADVGCVGYECYHKTGLHIANRAYVEICHPDTGIPLKDGEVGEIVVTAFNKTYPLIRLATGDLSYIDRSPCPCGRTSPRLGNIVGRVDTTARIKGMFVYPHQVEQVISRFEDIKRWQIEVTNPGGIDEMTLFIEASNFKREDELLHAFRERIKLRPELKVLAPGSLPPQIRPIEDKRVWD; from the coding sequence ATGACCCGTAAAGACAGAACAGAAGGCATATACAGCCGTCGTGAAGTGCTGGACGAGAGCGAGCGCAAGCAATATTACCTCATTCAACTCAAGGACCTGCTGTCCTATGCGTACCGCTACTCCGAAGACGTGAAAAAGCGTTTCGACCGTGCGCAGTTCAATGTCGAAAAATTCAAGACGCTGACCGACCTGAAGCATATTCCCATTCTGAAAAAGAAGGAGCTCATCTTTCTGCAGTCCATGGGGCCGCGGCTGGGCGGACTGCTGACCAAAGACCTCGGCGAACTCAAGCGCGTGTTCCTTTCGCCCGGGCCCATATTCGACCCCGAAGACCGTCAGGACGATTACTGGGGATACACCGAGGCTTTTTATTCCGCAGGGTTCCGTTCGGGCGATGTTTCGCAGATAACCTTCAACTATCATCTGGCGCCTGCCGGTCTGATGTTTGAAGAGCCGCTGCGCAATCTCGGCTGTGCCACCATACCCGCCGGACCGGGCAACGCCGCCACCCAGCTGGAAATCATGCAGAAGCTGCGCGTGACCGGCTATGTGGGCACTCCCAGCTATCTGATGCACCTTGCCCAGAAAGCCGAGGAAAAAGGCCTGAATCTGCGTAAGGATCTTTTCCTTGAAGTGGCGTTTGTCACGGGTGAAAAGTTTTCTGAAAAAATGCGCAACCAGCTTGAGAAAAAATTCGATCTGGTCATGCGGCAGGGGTACGGCACGGCCGACGTGGGCTGTGTGGGCTACGAGTGTTATCACAAGACCGGTCTGCACATAGCCAACCGCGCCTATGTTGAAATATGCCACCCTGATACCGGCATTCCGCTGAAAGACGGTGAAGTGGGTGAAATTGTCGTCACGGCGTTTAACAAGACGTATCCGCTTATCCGTCTTGCCACGGGCGATCTTTCATACATTGACCGTTCGCCCTGCCCCTGCGGCCGGACAAGCCCGCGTCTGGGCAACATCGTCGGCCGTGTGGACACCACCGCCCGCATCAAGGGCATGTTCGTGTATCCGCATCAGGTGGAACAGGTCATCTCGCGTTTCGAAGATATCAAGCGCTGGCAGATAGAAGTGACCAACCCCGGCGGTATCGACGAAATGACTCTGTTTATCGAGGCGAGCAACTTCAAGCGGGAAGACGAACTGCTGCACGCGTTCCGCGAGCGCATCAAACTGCGGCCCGAGCTCAAGGTGCTTGCACCCGGTTCGCTGCCTCCGCAGATCCGTCCCATCGAGGACAAGAGAGTATGGGACTAG
- a CDS encoding tRNA (adenine-N1)-methyltransferase: MPRIGELVLLVSPKGKRYLRRVEPGADLHCGDGIVAMEDVMGADFGTIVRSHSGKPFRLYRPALPDLLRGIKRQTQVIYPKDIGYICMRLGVGPGRKIIESGSGSGGLTLAMSFFAGETGEIHTHEAREEFMKLCRKNLDWAGLGSNVTLYHQDIKDGFLTGDADALFLDVRDPWEYLHHIPAAVKSGAMLGFLVPTVDQVSRLLFGLEKGPYDEVEVCEVLVRGWKPVPDRLRPMDRMVAHTGFLIFARHQEQIDALDAYKYMGTRERKQESARRERLGLPPLRGETGGEAGDDFIDEPDGSCED, from the coding sequence ATGCCCAGAATCGGCGAGCTTGTGCTTTTGGTTTCGCCCAAAGGCAAACGATACCTGCGCAGGGTCGAACCCGGCGCGGACCTGCATTGCGGCGACGGAATCGTGGCCATGGAGGATGTCATGGGGGCCGATTTCGGCACCATAGTGCGTTCGCACTCCGGCAAACCCTTCCGGCTGTACCGGCCCGCGCTGCCCGACCTGCTGCGCGGTATAAAACGCCAGACTCAGGTTATTTATCCCAAAGACATCGGATATATATGTATGCGTCTGGGCGTCGGTCCGGGGCGCAAGATCATTGAATCAGGTTCCGGTTCCGGCGGGCTTACGCTGGCCATGAGCTTTTTTGCCGGTGAAACGGGCGAAATTCATACCCATGAAGCCCGCGAAGAATTCATGAAGCTGTGCCGCAAGAATCTTGACTGGGCAGGGCTTGGCAGCAACGTGACGCTGTACCATCAGGACATCAAGGACGGATTTCTGACCGGCGACGCGGACGCGCTTTTTCTCGACGTGCGTGACCCGTGGGAATACCTGCATCATATCCCCGCAGCGGTGAAGTCCGGCGCCATGCTCGGTTTCCTTGTACCTACGGTTGATCAGGTTTCGCGTCTGCTTTTCGGTCTGGAAAAAGGCCCCTATGACGAGGTGGAGGTCTGCGAGGTGCTGGTGCGCGGCTGGAAACCCGTGCCTGACAGGCTGCGTCCCATGGACCGCATGGTGGCACACACCGGTTTTCTTATTTTTGCGCGGCATCAGGAGCAGATAGATGCGCTTGACGCGTACAAATATATGGGAACCCGCGAACGCAAGCAGGAAAGCGCCCGCCGCGAGCGGCTGGGACTGCCGCCCCTGCGCGGAGAAACAGGCGGCGAAGCGGGCGATGATTTTATCGACGAGCCCGACGGCAGCTGCGAAGACTGA
- the murJ gene encoding murein biosynthesis integral membrane protein MurJ, which yields MNGEVPEQGSPSLTTSGAQGGHEQCAVARNAAVMGAATLVSRVLGFVRDAVLAFALGAGPLADAFLVAFRLPNLLRRLFGEGSLSMAFVSVFCATRSRQGDERAFALMRSMFFWVALVTGVLCTAGVLGAPVLTALMAPGFVRDAELFRTATVMVRICFPYAFFICLVALCMGVLNGMGRFAAPALAPCVLNVVLIAAALLAYAGGYDVAMTLAWAVPVAGAAQLAFMLPWLGRSGVRMTGPWRAADRLAVKVGRLLGPSVMGAAVYQLTIVLGTLLASFLPAGSIACLYYADRLVQFPLGVFGVAVGTAALPSLARLHGPGMEQAFGGTLSASLRLSLFVSLPAAAGLLALAQPLVTLLFGRGAFDAAAVRDTVAALAAYAPGIPAIALVRPLVAAFYAADNTRTPVVIAVAALGVYAGTALLLMPFAGHVALAAAGSVSAWFNAVLLYTSLLRSGVLLRDILRPAAVYLLLSAVMLAAVHTGALYFSSSFAAVAVLVPAAVVFYAAAALLLRSGEALLLLRSFRS from the coding sequence ATGAACGGTGAAGTTCCGGAACAGGGCAGCCCATCGCTGACGACTTCTGGCGCTCAGGGCGGGCACGAGCAGTGTGCTGTGGCGCGCAATGCGGCGGTTATGGGCGCGGCCACGCTCGTTTCGCGCGTGCTGGGGTTTGTGCGCGATGCCGTGCTGGCTTTTGCTCTGGGGGCCGGTCCGCTGGCGGATGCTTTTCTGGTGGCTTTCCGGCTGCCCAACCTGCTGCGCCGTCTTTTCGGCGAAGGTTCGTTGAGCATGGCGTTTGTGAGTGTCTTCTGCGCCACCCGCAGCCGGCAGGGGGATGAGCGCGCTTTTGCACTCATGCGGAGCATGTTTTTCTGGGTGGCCCTTGTGACCGGTGTGCTATGCACTGCCGGAGTGCTGGGTGCTCCGGTGCTGACAGCGCTCATGGCGCCGGGGTTTGTGCGCGATGCGGAACTGTTCCGCACCGCCACGGTCATGGTGCGGATATGCTTTCCGTACGCGTTTTTTATCTGCCTTGTGGCGCTGTGCATGGGCGTGCTGAACGGCATGGGACGCTTTGCTGCTCCTGCGCTGGCGCCCTGCGTGCTCAATGTGGTGCTTATCGCCGCGGCCTTGCTGGCTTATGCCGGCGGGTATGACGTGGCCATGACACTGGCATGGGCAGTTCCGGTTGCCGGAGCGGCCCAGCTGGCTTTCATGCTGCCTTGGCTCGGACGCAGCGGCGTGCGCATGACCGGTCCGTGGCGCGCGGCGGACAGGCTGGCGGTGAAGGTCGGCAGGCTGCTGGGGCCTTCGGTCATGGGAGCGGCGGTATATCAGCTGACCATCGTGCTGGGCACGCTGCTGGCATCGTTTCTGCCCGCAGGCAGTATTGCCTGTCTGTATTACGCCGACCGGCTTGTGCAGTTTCCTCTGGGGGTGTTCGGCGTGGCCGTGGGAACGGCAGCCCTGCCCAGCCTTGCCAGACTGCACGGTCCGGGCATGGAGCAGGCTTTCGGCGGTACATTGAGTGCCTCGCTGCGGCTGAGCCTGTTTGTCAGCCTGCCTGCCGCGGCCGGTCTGCTGGCGCTGGCCCAGCCACTGGTGACTCTGCTGTTCGGCAGAGGCGCCTTTGACGCTGCAGCGGTGCGCGACACTGTGGCTGCACTGGCCGCCTATGCGCCGGGCATTCCGGCCATCGCGCTTGTACGGCCTCTGGTGGCCGCTTTTTATGCCGCGGATAACACCCGCACACCGGTTGTCATCGCCGTGGCCGCGCTGGGGGTGTACGCCGGTACCGCGCTTTTGCTTATGCCGTTTGCCGGTCATGTGGCTCTGGCCGCCGCAGGCAGTGTTTCTGCATGGTTCAACGCTGTGTTGCTGTATACCTCGCTGCTGCGCTCGGGGGTTCTGTTGCGGGACATTCTGCGGCCCGCAGCCGTCTACCTGCTGCTTTCCGCCGTCATGCTGGCCGCTGTGCACACCGGTGCCCTGTATTTCTCTTCTTCTTTTGCCGCCGTGGCTGTTCTGGTACCTGCGGCCGTGGTTTTTTATGCGGCGGCGGCCCTGCTGCTGCGTTCCGGCGAGGCGCTTCTTCTGCTGCGCAGCTTCCGCAGCTGA
- a CDS encoding radical SAM protein has protein sequence MTFAYVFGPVASSRLGHSLGLDLLGRRICSMDCLYCEVGRTDILTCERAPYVPAATILDELAAWRNENPGTHVDHVTLGGSGEPTLNSDMGRIISGCRTILPDVPVAVLTNSTLLHRKDVRDEAACADVVLPSLDTLVETEFRALNRPEKELTASGVAAALLTFRKEYGGRIFLEILLSKGINDSQENLALLRQFVPELAPDRVDVTTLSRPGAYSKAAPVDADVRAAWCDALNACLPAADPQQTGIFLRTGQRADFTQRDDRAVESMLLQTLSRRPQTAGQLALALSLPLDRVERALRPLLQSGTVAPLPSQNLQQQDEDPFFALADR, from the coding sequence ATGACCTTTGCCTATGTATTCGGGCCTGTTGCTTCCAGCAGACTGGGCCATTCTCTCGGCCTTGATCTTCTGGGCAGACGCATCTGCTCCATGGACTGCCTCTACTGCGAGGTGGGCCGCACAGATATTCTCACCTGCGAGCGCGCCCCGTATGTACCTGCCGCAACCATATTAGACGAACTTGCGGCATGGCGGAATGAAAATCCCGGCACACATGTGGACCATGTGACGCTGGGCGGTTCCGGCGAGCCTACGCTCAACAGCGACATGGGCCGCATCATCAGCGGGTGCAGAACCATACTACCTGATGTTCCCGTGGCGGTGCTCACCAACTCCACCCTGCTGCACAGAAAGGACGTGCGCGACGAAGCGGCCTGTGCCGACGTGGTGCTTCCTTCGCTGGACACACTGGTGGAGACGGAATTCCGCGCCCTGAACAGGCCGGAAAAAGAACTGACCGCAAGCGGTGTAGCCGCTGCGCTGCTGACCTTCCGCAAAGAATATGGCGGACGAATTTTTTTGGAAATACTGCTCTCGAAAGGCATCAATGATTCTCAGGAGAATCTGGCCCTGCTGAGGCAGTTTGTGCCCGAACTCGCACCGGACAGGGTGGATGTCACCACACTGTCGCGTCCGGGGGCCTACAGCAAGGCCGCACCCGTAGACGCCGATGTCAGGGCCGCCTGGTGCGATGCGCTGAATGCCTGCCTGCCTGCGGCCGACCCGCAGCAGACCGGAATTTTTCTGCGCACCGGACAGCGTGCCGACTTTACCCAGCGGGATGACCGCGCGGTGGAGTCCATGCTGCTGCAGACGCTGTCGCGCCGTCCTCAGACGGCAGGACAGCTGGCGCTGGCGCTTTCACTGCCGCTTGACCGTGTGGAACGGGCACTCCGCCCTCTTCTGCAGTCCGGCACAGTAGCGCCGCTGCCCTCGCAAAACCTGCAGCAGCAGGACGAAGACCCGTTCTTCGCCCTGGCAGACAGATAA
- the mutM gene encoding bifunctional DNA-formamidopyrimidine glycosylase/DNA-(apurinic or apyrimidinic site) lyase, producing the protein MPELPEVETIARGLAPELTGRRITEVEVFNAGSVQGDREVFDACTPGRVIAGVGRRGKLLLVHLEKERRQGAACRAVLDHRPAGDTPDMLAFHLRMSGRLFIYGPEQLPGPHTRIIITLDSGRRLFFDDARKFGSCRALSPFSRPLWRFWATLGPEPLDVDRETFIEQFAERRKAVKALLLDQTVIAGVGNIYADESLFRAGIRPDARPGDWTRDEAERRLGRLYDELREVLLEAISECGSSIRDYRDARGDAGAFQNCFRVYGRSGMQCVSCRDALTTARVAGRTTVYCSNCQK; encoded by the coding sequence ATGCCTGAACTGCCAGAAGTGGAAACCATCGCCCGCGGGCTTGCCCCCGAACTTACCGGGCGCAGAATAACGGAAGTTGAAGTGTTCAATGCCGGAAGCGTGCAGGGAGACAGAGAAGTCTTTGACGCCTGCACGCCCGGACGCGTCATTGCCGGTGTGGGCCGCAGAGGCAAACTGCTGCTGGTGCATCTGGAAAAAGAGCGGCGGCAGGGTGCCGCCTGCAGAGCGGTGCTGGACCACAGACCCGCCGGTGATACGCCGGATATGCTGGCGTTTCATCTGCGCATGAGCGGCAGACTTTTCATTTACGGACCGGAGCAGCTTCCCGGTCCGCATACACGCATAATCATCACGCTTGATTCGGGACGCAGGCTGTTTTTTGACGATGCGCGCAAGTTCGGTTCGTGCCGTGCGCTTTCGCCGTTCAGCAGGCCGCTGTGGCGGTTCTGGGCCACACTGGGGCCGGAACCGCTGGACGTGGACCGTGAGACATTCATTGAGCAGTTCGCAGAACGGCGCAAAGCCGTGAAAGCCCTGTTGCTGGATCAGACAGTGATAGCAGGGGTGGGCAACATCTATGCGGACGAGTCGCTTTTCAGGGCCGGAATCAGACCGGATGCCCGGCCGGGCGACTGGACGCGCGACGAAGCTGAACGCCGTCTGGGCAGGCTGTATGATGAACTGCGCGAAGTGCTGCTCGAGGCCATCAGCGAATGCGGTTCGTCCATACGCGATTACCGTGATGCCAGAGGCGATGCCGGAGCCTTTCAGAACTGTTTCAGGGTTTACGGGCGCAGCGGAATGCAGTGCGTCAGCTGCAGAGATGCACTGACCACGGCCAGAGTGGCCGGGCGCACCACGGTGTACTGCAGCAACTGCCAGAAATAA
- a CDS encoding ChaN family lipoprotein yields the protein MGLAFRLAILGLLILTAGGCAVMRPPASFRPPEREGQLFTALQAPVSPAAFAQAALSYDYILLGEGHTSACDHLMQARMLQALAAAGMRPAVGLEMVPAEKQPVLDRFGPFAVAADTALQQRLDADTLEEAVDWKTVWGYPYDLYRPVFEAAYAGGLPLFGLNVPREVVRKVSRGGIESLTDDERSLLPSKIIFPSDEQREALTRMFRKHDSMRRARHNSTAEQTGMPDTPAAPERRPSTDTAAADTAAVPGGNATARTAPGSAGISAVEAGAAAADGEHGTRERFFLVQSLWDTAMAENAMRARRRHGGPVVVLAGSGHVERGWGLARRLGILDRGARVLLVMPWRAEGPPDPEDGDYFFYCRASHRSRMGFTLVMAEGRVTVQDVAEDSPARRAGFRAGDVLRSADGAQVNSLWDMHKAGMQAAREKRPVVFGVQRDGAMLSLELSVQHEDGAQEDTDRR from the coding sequence ATGGGACTAGCCTTCAGGCTTGCCATACTCGGCCTGCTGATTCTGACGGCAGGCGGGTGCGCCGTTATGCGCCCGCCTGCCTCTTTCCGGCCGCCGGAGCGTGAAGGACAGCTTTTCACCGCCCTTCAGGCTCCTGTTTCTCCTGCCGCTTTTGCTCAGGCGGCGCTCTCATACGATTACATTCTGCTGGGCGAGGGGCACACCTCGGCCTGCGACCATCTGATGCAGGCCCGAATGCTGCAGGCTCTGGCTGCTGCAGGCATGCGTCCCGCCGTGGGGCTGGAGATGGTGCCCGCGGAAAAACAGCCCGTGCTGGACAGGTTCGGGCCTTTTGCCGTTGCTGCGGATACCGCCCTGCAACAGCGGCTGGATGCGGATACACTGGAAGAGGCCGTGGACTGGAAAACCGTGTGGGGATACCCCTACGATCTGTACAGACCGGTTTTTGAAGCGGCATATGCCGGCGGGCTGCCGCTTTTCGGGCTTAATGTGCCGCGTGAGGTGGTGCGCAAGGTGAGCCGCGGCGGTATTGAATCACTGACAGACGACGAACGCAGCCTGCTGCCGTCAAAGATTATTTTTCCCTCCGACGAGCAGCGCGAGGCGCTGACCCGTATGTTCCGCAAACATGACTCCATGCGCAGGGCGCGCCATAACTCCACGGCGGAACAGACCGGCATGCCGGATACGCCTGCCGCGCCGGAACGCAGGCCTTCCACAGACACTGCCGCTGCAGACACGGCCGCTGTGCCGGGCGGCAATGCCACCGCCCGCACCGCTCCCGGCTCTGCCGGAATTTCCGCAGTCGAGGCCGGTGCCGCTGCCGCTGACGGTGAACACGGTACCCGTGAACGCTTTTTTCTTGTCCAGTCACTGTGGGATACGGCCATGGCCGAAAACGCCATGCGGGCGCGTCGCCGCCACGGAGGGCCCGTGGTCGTGCTGGCGGGCAGCGGGCACGTGGAACGCGGCTGGGGTCTGGCCCGCAGGCTGGGCATCCTTGACCGCGGGGCACGCGTGCTGCTGGTCATGCCGTGGCGTGCCGAAGGCCCCCCCGACCCCGAAGACGGCGATTACTTTTTCTATTGCCGTGCCAGCCACCGAAGCCGTATGGGCTTTACGCTGGTCATGGCTGAAGGACGGGTGACGGTACAGGACGTGGCGGAGGATTCCCCCGCCCGGCGTGCCGGATTCCGCGCCGGCGATGTGCTGCGTTCTGCCGACGGGGCGCAGGTGAATTCGCTGTGGGATATGCACAAGGCCGGTATGCAGGCGGCGCGTGAAAAGCGTCCTGTGGTTTTCGGCGTGCAGCGCGACGGAGCCATGCTGTCGCTGGAACTGTCTGTGCAGCACGAAGACGGGGCGCAGGAGGACACGGACAGGCGGTGA
- a CDS encoding hybrid sensor histidine kinase/response regulator yields MMNNMLRYGVRGVQTRICLLTLVVSTLVALAFGSYEYVTALDAEYARLERFAVSQADRVARLLLVPVWNVDRQASMSIIDTEMDDERVHAVIVYDEGGSIFIGRQRGSGGVLVNTSRSIPRGEFIVTSRPLRQGSLRFATLQLYVTPEYVHRTMKDNVVAAVMHMLALELVLVLGILLVVRRSLIVPLSALTAWVRRESPLYDYGTRIPKQADDELGELVDSMNGMLSEIEKRDRMLNDHSKHLEKLVAERTQELEHARHTAEQASKAKGDFVASMSHELRTPMNAIIGMIEIALKTELTVKQREYLTIIRSSARSLLGVVNDILDISKIEAQKMELEHIPFSTQEMLEEVTDLFRERVGMKGVELVLDIEADVPAVLVGDPLRLKQVLVNLVTNAFKFTKQGEVRIRVAVGSRSQDVVQLEFSVRDTGLGIGEEARNRLFDTFSQAEGSTARLFGGSGLGLSIARELVRLMGGTITVASEPGKGSDFRFTGRFSLPVEAVEARHHRTGEAPRGRVLLVEDNESNRLVMTRMLERLGYDCDALQDGYTAYERLKRQAALYDLILLDWRLPGVDGLEVLEKLRAEKQPLPPVFMMTAFGREAELERAEELGVASFLSKPVKLSSLSDAIRAMRGEMTPEEQTDTAMIRQFDGMRALLVEDNIINRHVALDMLQDMGFSVVSAEHGEEALAVLDDVEPPSGPGFDVVFMDIQMPVMDGIEATRVIRQHPRWRHIPIIAMTAHVMSEDRDKALEAGMNDYVTKPVDRMMLLQVLQRHVGEHAARAAEDGARRIRQSFDARSEHLQEHNILHMHGMGVAGAEQEGAVGGVSSGHAGAGVPEQGTDIISDGGPDGVPPMPARLPGLILEEGVDRLGGKQDIYFEILKKFAEVYAQAADAVRQAAEQDHRDVVAEKAHAIAGAAANISAGELRESALALERAARDGAPMELELEQFAYWLEQVVRSIGVLKSRMRPVPDAPEDGMHP; encoded by the coding sequence ATGATGAACAACATGCTGCGCTACGGCGTGCGGGGGGTGCAGACACGTATCTGTCTGCTGACGCTTGTTGTCTCCACGCTGGTGGCCCTTGCCTTCGGAAGCTATGAATATGTCACGGCGCTTGATGCCGAGTATGCCCGCCTTGAACGGTTTGCCGTTTCTCAGGCCGACAGGGTGGCGCGTCTGCTGCTTGTGCCGGTGTGGAACGTGGACAGGCAGGCTTCCATGTCCATAATAGACACGGAAATGGATGACGAACGGGTGCATGCGGTTATCGTGTACGACGAAGGCGGCAGTATTTTCATCGGCCGCCAGCGCGGTTCGGGCGGGGTACTGGTCAACACGTCCAGAAGCATTCCGCGGGGCGAGTTTATTGTCACGTCGCGGCCGCTGCGGCAGGGCAGTCTGCGTTTTGCCACTCTGCAGCTGTATGTGACGCCGGAATATGTTCACAGAACAATGAAGGATAATGTCGTTGCCGCGGTAATGCACATGCTGGCGCTGGAACTGGTGCTGGTGCTGGGCATTCTGCTGGTGGTGCGTCGTTCGCTTATTGTGCCTCTTTCTGCGCTTACCGCATGGGTACGCAGAGAATCGCCCCTGTACGATTACGGCACCCGCATTCCCAAACAGGCGGACGATGAACTGGGCGAGCTGGTAGACAGCATGAACGGCATGCTGAGCGAAATAGAAAAGCGCGACAGGATGTTGAATGATCACAGCAAGCATCTGGAAAAGCTGGTGGCCGAGCGGACACAGGAGCTTGAGCACGCGCGGCATACGGCCGAGCAGGCCAGCAAGGCCAAAGGCGATTTTGTGGCCAGCATGAGCCACGAACTGCGCACCCCCATGAATGCCATCATCGGCATGATTGAAATAGCGCTTAAAACGGAGCTGACCGTCAAACAGCGCGAATACCTCACCATCATACGTTCTTCTGCACGTTCTCTGCTGGGCGTGGTCAACGATATTCTGGATATCAGCAAGATAGAGGCCCAGAAAATGGAGCTGGAGCATATTCCGTTTTCCACGCAGGAAATGCTGGAGGAAGTCACGGACCTGTTCCGCGAACGGGTGGGCATGAAGGGGGTCGAGCTGGTGCTGGATATCGAGGCCGATGTTCCCGCCGTGCTGGTGGGCGATCCGCTGCGGCTCAAACAGGTGCTTGTGAATCTGGTGACCAATGCGTTCAAGTTTACCAAACAGGGCGAGGTGCGCATCAGGGTTGCCGTGGGCAGCCGTTCTCAGGATGTGGTGCAGCTGGAATTTTCCGTACGCGATACGGGTCTCGGCATCGGCGAGGAGGCACGCAACAGGCTGTTCGACACGTTTTCTCAGGCGGAAGGTTCCACGGCGCGGCTGTTCGGGGGCAGCGGGCTGGGTCTTTCCATAGCGCGGGAGCTGGTGCGGCTGATGGGCGGCACCATCACAGTGGCCAGCGAACCGGGCAAAGGCAGTGATTTTCGCTTTACCGGACGCTTCAGCCTGCCCGTCGAAGCTGTGGAAGCCAGACATCACCGCACGGGAGAAGCCCCGCGCGGCAGGGTGCTGCTGGTGGAAGATAATGAAAGCAACCGTCTGGTCATGACAAGAATGCTTGAACGGCTGGGGTATGACTGCGATGCGCTGCAGGACGGATACACGGCCTATGAGCGGCTGAAAAGGCAGGCTGCGCTGTATGATCTGATACTGCTGGACTGGCGGCTGCCCGGTGTGGACGGGTTGGAGGTGCTGGAAAAACTGCGTGCGGAAAAGCAGCCCCTGCCCCCTGTGTTCATGATGACGGCATTCGGGCGCGAGGCGGAACTGGAACGTGCCGAAGAGCTGGGTGTGGCTTCTTTTCTTTCAAAGCCGGTCAAGCTGTCTTCGCTGTCGGACGCCATACGGGCCATGCGCGGTGAAATGACACCGGAAGAGCAGACAGACACCGCCATGATAAGGCAGTTTGACGGTATGCGGGCCCTGCTGGTGGAAGACAACATCATCAACCGCCATGTGGCGCTGGATATGCTGCAGGACATGGGATTTTCCGTTGTCAGCGCGGAACACGGAGAAGAGGCGCTGGCTGTGCTGGACGATGTGGAACCGCCCTCGGGTCCGGGGTTCGATGTGGTATTCATGGACATCCAGATGCCCGTCATGGACGGTATAGAGGCAACGCGGGTCATCAGACAGCACCCGAGGTGGCGGCATATTCCCATCATTGCCATGACGGCCCATGTGATGAGTGAAGACCGTGACAAGGCACTGGAAGCGGGCATGAATGACTATGTGACCAAGCCGGTGGACCGCATGATGCTGCTGCAGGTGCTGCAGCGTCATGTGGGCGAACACGCCGCGCGGGCGGCGGAAGACGGCGCGAGGCGTATCCGGCAGTCTTTTGACGCACGCTCTGAACACCTTCAGGAGCATAACATACTGCATATGCACGGTATGGGAGTCGCCGGAGCGGAACAGGAGGGGGCAGTTGGCGGTGTTTCTTCCGGACATGCCGGAGCAGGTGTGCCGGAACAGGGCACGGACATCATCTCTGACGGCGGGCCGGACGGTGTGCCGCCCATGCCCGCGCGTCTGCCGGGGCTGATTCTGGAAGAAGGCGTGGACAGACTGGGCGGAAAACAGGATATTTATTTTGAAATTTTGAAAAAGTTCGCCGAAGTATACGCGCAGGCCGCTGATGCGGTGCGGCAGGCTGCGGAGCAGGACCACAGGGATGTCGTGGCGGAAAAAGCGCACGCCATAGCCGGTGCTGCGGCCAACATCTCTGCCGGTGAACTGCGCGAGTCCGCTCTGGCGCTGGAACGTGCCGCCCGCGACGGCGCCCCCATGGAGCTTGAGCTTGAGCAGTTTGCATACTGGCTTGAGCAGGTCGTCCGTTCCATCGGCGTGCTTAAAAGCCGTATGAGGCCGGTGCCGGATGCACCGGAAGACGGTATGCATCCGTAA